The Nostoc cf. commune SO-36 genomic sequence TTAAGTTGAGGGTATCATTCACAGCGAGCAATCCTGAGTTTTAAGTTTGGAGTGTTGAATTAACAATCACTTTCATATCAGCACTCCGATATGATACTCTCAACCGTCTGTAGAGCAATTCAGAGATTGTACTGTTTTCCGTTCACTGCCGCGCTAATTATGTAAAATAAGATTGCGATATGATGAGTTCTCGCAATCTTTTGTTGCAAAAGTATGAATTTGAGGCAAAATATTACATCAAAAATGGGGTTTAATTATTAAAAGACAATTAAAATTTTGATTGACGCTGAAGAAGAGAAAACCCCTAACTGAGCCTTTGTTTAATGGCTAATTACTTTAAGCCTTCAGGGAAAGGGCTGTCTTGCAAAGTTCCTTCAAGTCGGCAGAGCCGCCCAACGGACTTTGCGCTGTGCAATAACGCAGATTTCCCATTACAATAAAACAGCTTTGTCAAAATTTAGTTGGATCTCATAGTTGTTGTTTATACCGGATTTTGTGTTCAAACTATTGTAGTAAGGTTTACGCACAATGTTTTCGGTGCAACTGCAAGTTTTTTGTTTTGGATAAATATACATGACTTCTGCTGCTGAAATGCCGGCTAGCTCTGGCTCAACGTTAACATTACATTCAGATCCCAATAACACCAAAGAAACCGATCCCCTGAGAAAGGCTAATGGTGTTTATGTGACGGTGCATGGTCATTTTTACCAGCCACCAAGGGAAAACCCTTATCTGGACGCAATTGAACGCCAACCGAGCGCTGCACCTTTCCATGACTGGAATGAGCGGATTCATTGGGAATGCTATCGTCCAAACGCCTTTGCCAGAGTCTTAAATGACCAAGGCGAAGTGGTGGGGATCGTCAACAATTATGAGTATTTCAGTTTTAATATTGGGCCAACGCTGATGTCGTGGCTAGAACGCTACGATGTGGAGGTTTATCAGCGCATTTTAGAGGCGGATGCCAAGAGTAGCGATCGCTTGCATGGTCACGGTAATGCGATCGCGCAAGTATACAATCACATCATCATGCCTCTGGCGAATGAACGCGACAAATATACCCAAATTCGCTGGGGTAAAGAAGACTTCCGCTCCCGCTTTGGCCGCGATCCCGAAGGTATGTGGCTAGCAGAAACTGCTGTAGACTACGCAACCCTAGAAGCTCTAGTTGCTGAGGGCATTCGCTTCATTGTCCTTGCACCGTCTCAATCCCTGCGTTGCCGTCCCCTCCCCACTCAAGATCATCCCCATCCTGAATGGATTGAAGTAGGTGGTAGTCAGATTGATTCTACCCGTCCCTACCGTTGTTATCTGAAACCCACATTAGACACTTCATCTTCACCTCTGAGTGCGATCAATGATGGCAATGGGGATAACCACTCCCCACTCCCCACTCCCCACTCCCTCCCTTACATTGATATCTTCTTCTACGATGGGCCGATATCGCGGGACATGGGTTTTAGTGATGTCGTTTATAATTCCAGTCACTTTGCCGGACGTATTGGTTCGGCAGTGCGTGGGGATCATCGTCAGGCACAGCTAATTTCTGTGGCGACAGATGGGGAAACCTTCGGACACCACAAAAAGGGAACTGAGAAAACTTTAGCCTACGCCTTTACCAAAGAGTTTCCTCAACAAGGTTGGACAGTGACGAACTTCGCCCATTACCTGAGCTTAAATTCTCCCGGCTGGGAAGTGGAATTAAAGTCAGTCACAGCTTGGAGTTGCGCTCACGGTGTCGGCAGATGGGAAGATGACTGTGGTTGTGGTGGAGAAGGTGGTGTTTGGCATCAAAAATGGCGTCGTCCCTTGCGGGATTCCCTAAATTGGCTGCGGGATCAGCTAACTGAGGTTTATGAAGAACATGGTAGACAGTTATTTCGTGATCCCTGGCTAGCGCGAGATGAATATATCCAAGTATTGCGCGATCGCTCTGCTACCAATGTCAACCGTTTCTTAGCCCGTCATCAAACCCACAAACTAACCGCAGCCGAACAAGTAGACGCTTTGCGCTTGTTAGAAATGCAGCGTCACGCTTTGTTAATGTTCACTAGTTGCGGTTGGTTTTTTGAAGAAATTTCCCGTCCAGAGGGGACACAAATTCTGCGCTACGCCGCCCGTGCTTTGGAATTAGCAGGGGATGTGGCAGGTGTGCAGTTGGAAAAAGGCTTCGTCAAACGTCTTGGTTTAGCCCCCAGTAATGTGGATCAGTTCAAACACGGTGCAGAAATTTATCGGCAACTCGTGTTAACTGCCCAACTTGGCTTTAAGCAAGTAGCAGCCCATTACGCTATTACTTCCCTATTTACTAATCAGAAACCAGCAGAGGCGCACAATTCCCTACCGAGGAAAGATGCTGCTGACAAACAGCCTCAGCGTTACCATAAGCGGGTTTATTGCTACGCAGCCAATGAGTTAGATTACCAACTGCAACGGATGGGATCGTTAACTCTGGCTGTGGGAAATTTAAAGCTAGTATCAGAGATTACTTGGGAAAGTGAGCATTTGGTCTTTGCAGTTCTGCATTTGGGAGGCTGGGATTTCCACTGTGGCATTCAGCAATTTACTGGGCGGCGTGACTACAGCCAATTAAAAGAAAAGCTGTTTGGGGCACTAAAACAAGCTAGTGCGGCTCATACTATCTTGGCGATGACGCAGCTATTTGGCGAAGAAGCTTTCAACTTACAGAATCTATTTGCTGAAGAACGCCACCGGATTATGGGGCTGCTAAGTCAGGAAACACTGGCACGTTTAGGACAGTTGTATACCCAAGCGTACCGTG encodes the following:
- a CDS encoding DUF3536 domain-containing protein, with protein sequence MTSAAEMPASSGSTLTLHSDPNNTKETDPLRKANGVYVTVHGHFYQPPRENPYLDAIERQPSAAPFHDWNERIHWECYRPNAFARVLNDQGEVVGIVNNYEYFSFNIGPTLMSWLERYDVEVYQRILEADAKSSDRLHGHGNAIAQVYNHIIMPLANERDKYTQIRWGKEDFRSRFGRDPEGMWLAETAVDYATLEALVAEGIRFIVLAPSQSLRCRPLPTQDHPHPEWIEVGGSQIDSTRPYRCYLKPTLDTSSSPLSAINDGNGDNHSPLPTPHSLPYIDIFFYDGPISRDMGFSDVVYNSSHFAGRIGSAVRGDHRQAQLISVATDGETFGHHKKGTEKTLAYAFTKEFPQQGWTVTNFAHYLSLNSPGWEVELKSVTAWSCAHGVGRWEDDCGCGGEGGVWHQKWRRPLRDSLNWLRDQLTEVYEEHGRQLFRDPWLARDEYIQVLRDRSATNVNRFLARHQTHKLTAAEQVDALRLLEMQRHALLMFTSCGWFFEEISRPEGTQILRYAARALELAGDVAGVQLEKGFVKRLGLAPSNVDQFKHGAEIYRQLVLTAQLGFKQVAAHYAITSLFTNQKPAEAHNSLPRKDAADKQPQRYHKRVYCYAANELDYQLQRMGSLTLAVGNLKLVSEITWESEHLVFAVLHLGGWDFHCGIQQFTGRRDYSQLKEKLFGALKQASAAHTILAMTQLFGEEAFNLQNLFAEERHRIMGLLSQETLARLGQLYTQAYRDNYGVLMAFHRDELAVPQELQVAADIALGHRCLMTLRSLEQDIADPQKSWNHILELEAIATEAKHLRCRLNIPDGKQMLEQLIARLLWQLLNDANGSFNADIQLLERLIDVGDQLNIDVSLQRSQELYFSCLQSQIAPVCITSFGNEADNQCLQLLKLGKKLAVDVSAISNQLK